The Deltaproteobacteria bacterium DNA segment TGCCGCACGCGGGGCATGGGTGGGTCGGAAACGACGAAGACGGGTGGACGGGTTGGGACGTGGTGCGTCCCGACGGCAACGTGATGTTCCGCGCCGTGACGGAATACTGCCTTGTGACGACCACGACGACGACAACTACGACGACGACCACCAGCACGGAACCGACGACCACGACCAGCGAACCCACGACCACGACGTCGGAACCGACGACAACGACGACCACGACGACGACGGGTTCGACCTCAACGACCGCGCCGACAACCACCACCAGCGTTCCCACGTCCACCACGACCACGACGCAACCCGGCGACGACGATACGGATGACGACGCGGATGATGATACCGACGATGACGCGGACGACGACGCCGATGACGACACGGACGATGACGCCGATGACGACACGTCGGATGACGATACCGCGGACGACGATGCGACCGATGACGATGTGAGCGACGACGACGCGCAGCCCGCGCCGACGCCGGTCGATGAATCCGTGGAATACACCGGCGGATCGTGCTCGTTATGAGACGCGCGTCGATCATCGTCGCCGTCGTTCTGCTCGTCGCCGCGCCGGCTGCGGCGGTCGATCAATCGTACAACGCGCAGATGTTCCGCCCGAGCATCTTCAACGGGCGATTCCTCGCGATCGAGGACGCCGCGACGATGCCCCGGATGTGTTACGGATTCGGGCTTTACGGCGACTACGCGTCGGGTCTCGTCGAGCAACGCATCGATGACAATTTCGACTCAGCGGTCTTCGCGTCGGTGGCGACCGCGCATTTGACCGCGGCGTTTTCGCCATGGCGCTGGCTGAGCATGGGTGTCGAAGCGCCGTTTCACGTGCGCGCTCGCGGCAAATCGCTCGACGACATCGAGCAGCTCGGCGCAAAAAGCGCCCTGCAGGAGAACGTCAGCGCCTTCGGCGATCTCAAGGGCGAGATCAAGTTCGGTTTGGTGCGCGACGACCCCGGCCCCTTCGGCCTCGCGCTGGCGACCTTCGCGACATTTCCAACCGGAGACCCCGATCACCTGTTGGGCGAGGGCACGGTCAATCCCGGCGCGAAGCTGATTCTCGAAAAGGATTTTGGCGTCTTCGACATCGCCGTGAGCGGAGGATATCTCTACCGACCGCGCCGCGACGTCTTGGGTCTGGACGTGGGCGATTCGATCCTCTTCGGCGCGGGCATCGCACGGGATTTCGCGTCGGGATTCGGTTTTTCCATCGAATATTTCGGTGAGTCGTTCTGGTCCGACATGAACAAGACCAACGACGAGATCCGAACTGTGCCGATGGAGGCGCTGGCCACGCTGCGCTGGAAGTTCGGATCGGGCATGCGCGTGATCGGCGGCGGCGGCGGCGGCTTCGGCGGCGGACTCGGATCGCCGCAGTACCGCGCCGTCGCGGGATTCGACTACTACCCGACCTGCGTGAAAAAGGTCGTGTACGTTCCACAGGGGCGACTCGATGTCGTCGTGACGAACGACGCGGGCGAGCCGCTCGCGGCGACGCTCGATGTGACGGGGACGAAGTCGTTTTCGGTGACGGCGGATGCGTCGGGGTCGTGGGGCGCGGTGATCGAGCCGGGACCGTACACGATCGCGGCGTCCTCCGCGGGATACATCGCGCAGACGGCAATTGTGGACGTGCCCGACGCACAGCAGCGGACGGTTTCATTCGCGCTGGCGCCCGTTCCGCCGCCGCTCCCGCAACTGACCGTTCGCGTCATCTTCGAGAAAGACAAATCGGCGATCGCGAATTCGACGATCACGATCACCCGCATGGACGAGCCGGGATCGATTACGCACGAGTTGCCCGCCGGGACATGGACGGGTGAATTGTCTCCCGGGGAGTACCTCGTGCGCGGCTCGGGCGTCGGATTCACCTTCGAAGACGTGAGCGTTTTGCTCGCGCCCGGTGAACAGCGCGAGGTCACCATCGTCCTTCAGAAGAAAGTCATCCTCACCGGCACGATCCACTTCTTTTTCGACTCGCCGCGCATTCGAGACATCTCGAACCCCGTGCTGTTGGACGCGCTCGAAAAGATCAAGGCGGAACAAGGCGCGGGCGGCGTCAAGCGCGTTCGCATCGAGGGACACACGTCGAGCGAAGGTTGGATCGTGCACAACGAGCGCCTGTCGCAGCGGCGCGCCGAGGCTGTGCGCGCGTGGCTCATCCAGCGCGGCGTCGATCCCAAGTTGCTTTACGCCGTCGGCTACGGTCCGTCCAAGCCGATCGCGCCCAACACCAACGAGCCCGACCGGCAGAAGAACCGCCGCGTCGAGTTCGTCTTCGAACACGAAATCGAGGAATAGAACCGGCTCATATTCGCGTTCGGGGTGACGTTCGTCATGGAATTAGGATTGACTAAATAATGAATTAGGTCCAGATTTCCATGTCAAAGAGGGTCTCCATGAAGCGTTTTCGGAATTTCCGATTCCCGCCGACCATTCGGCGGATGTTCGTCGCCATCGCGCTCTTGTCGATCGTTCCCGCTTGCAAGGGTGCCGCGCCGACGCAAACCGAATCCGGCGGCCCTCCCGTCGAGTCCGGCCCGATCAAGGCCGTCGGCACGATCGGCATGGTCACCGATGTTGTGCGCATCGTGGGCGGGGAGCATGTTCGGGCAGCGGGCTTGATGGGGCCGGGGACGGACCCGCACTTGTACAAGGCGAGCGAATCCGATATCCGTCTGCTCTCCGGGGCGGACATCGTTTTTTACAACGGCCTTCATCTCGAGGGGAAACTCGGCGATATCCTCGTGTCGCTGGCGCGAAAAAAACCGGTGATTCCGGTCACCGGCAAGATCGACCCCGCGAAGCTGCGCGAACCGCCGGAGTTTCAGGGCAACTACGACCCGCATGTCTGGTTCGACGTGTCGATGTGGGCGAGCGCCGCCGCGGCGATCCGCGACGGTCTTGCCGAAGTTGTCCCTGCGCACAAGGCCGATTTCGAGAAAAACGCCGCCGCCTACGTCGAAGAGTTGCGGGCGCTTCATCAGTGGGTCGGCGAGCAGATTCGGACGATTCCGCCGGAGCGGCGGGTGCTCATCACGGCCCACGACGCGTTCGGATATTTCGGCCGGGCGTACGGACTGGAGGTGCGCGGGATTCAGGGCATCAGCACCGAGAGCGAGGCCGGAGTGAAAGAGATCAACGCGCTGGTCGATTTGATCTCGTCGCGCGGCGTGAAGGCCGTGTTCGTCGAGTCGAGCGTGCCGCGTAAAAACGTCGAGGCCCTCGTCGAAGGCGCGCGGTCGCGCGGAGCCGAGGTCACCGTCGGCGGCGAACTCTTCAGCGATGCGATGGGCGCGGAGGGATCGCCCGAGGGCACCTACGTCGGCATGGTGCGTCACAACGTCAACACCATCGTGACCGCGCTGAAGTGAGACGGGCATGAATTCTCCGGAACCTCGTCCCTGGTCGGATTCGAACGACGCTCCCCCGTTGCTCGTTCGGGATCTGACCGTCGCCTACCACCGCAAACCCGTGCTTTGGGACGTCGATCTTACGCTTCCCGCGAAACGCCTCATCGCGATCGTCGGCCCGAATGGCGCGGGAAAAAGCACGTTCATGAAGGCTGTCCTCGGGCTCATCCCCCGTGCCAGCGGCAAGGTTGAGATCTTCGGCAAGCCGTACGAGGAACAGCGGTCACTCGTCGGCTACGTTCCGCAGCGGGAGTCGGTCGATTGGGACTTTCCCGTGAGCGCGCTCGAGGTCGTCCTGATGGGGCGCTACGGCCATGTCGGTTGGTTTCGGCGGCCGGGCAAGGCCGATGCGGCGCTTGCGCGCGCTTGCCTCGAGAAGGTCGGCATGGGCGCGTTCGCCAAACGCCAGATCAACCAGCTCTCGGGCGGACAGCAGCAACGCGTGTTTCTTGCCCGGGCGCTCGCGCAGGACGCGCGGTTGTACTTCATGGACGAACCATTCGCGGGCGTGGACGCGGCGACCGAGCAGGCCATCTTGAACCTGCTTCACGAACTCAAGGATTCCGGCCGAACAGTGGTCGTCGTGCATCACACCCTGCAAACGGTACGCGATTATTTCGATCACCTGGTTCTGCTCAACATGCGCGTCGTCGCCAGTGGGCCCGTCGAGGACACGTACACGACGGAAAACCTGCAAAAGACGTACGGCGGTCGGCTGACGCATCTCGATCAGGCGGCGGAAGCCGTGCGGCGGGCGACGCGATGATCGTGAATCGACCCTCGGAAACGTGATGCCCATTCGGCGACTCGCCATTGTGCTGGGAATTCTGATTGGGGTGCAGGTCGCCG contains these protein-coding regions:
- a CDS encoding OmpA family protein; the encoded protein is MLVMRRASIIVAVVLLVAAPAAAVDQSYNAQMFRPSIFNGRFLAIEDAATMPRMCYGFGLYGDYASGLVEQRIDDNFDSAVFASVATAHLTAAFSPWRWLSMGVEAPFHVRARGKSLDDIEQLGAKSALQENVSAFGDLKGEIKFGLVRDDPGPFGLALATFATFPTGDPDHLLGEGTVNPGAKLILEKDFGVFDIAVSGGYLYRPRRDVLGLDVGDSILFGAGIARDFASGFGFSIEYFGESFWSDMNKTNDEIRTVPMEALATLRWKFGSGMRVIGGGGGGFGGGLGSPQYRAVAGFDYYPTCVKKVVYVPQGRLDVVVTNDAGEPLAATLDVTGTKSFSVTADASGSWGAVIEPGPYTIAASSAGYIAQTAIVDVPDAQQRTVSFALAPVPPPLPQLTVRVIFEKDKSAIANSTITITRMDEPGSITHELPAGTWTGELSPGEYLVRGSGVGFTFEDVSVLLAPGEQREVTIVLQKKVILTGTIHFFFDSPRIRDISNPVLLDALEKIKAEQGAGGVKRVRIEGHTSSEGWIVHNERLSQRRAEAVRAWLIQRGVDPKLLYAVGYGPSKPIAPNTNEPDRQKNRRVEFVFEHEIEE
- a CDS encoding zinc ABC transporter substrate-binding protein, encoding MFVAIALLSIVPACKGAAPTQTESGGPPVESGPIKAVGTIGMVTDVVRIVGGEHVRAAGLMGPGTDPHLYKASESDIRLLSGADIVFYNGLHLEGKLGDILVSLARKKPVIPVTGKIDPAKLREPPEFQGNYDPHVWFDVSMWASAAAAIRDGLAEVVPAHKADFEKNAAAYVEELRALHQWVGEQIRTIPPERRVLITAHDAFGYFGRAYGLEVRGIQGISTESEAGVKEINALVDLISSRGVKAVFVESSVPRKNVEALVEGARSRGAEVTVGGELFSDAMGAEGSPEGTYVGMVRHNVNTIVTALK
- a CDS encoding metal ABC transporter ATP-binding protein is translated as MNSPEPRPWSDSNDAPPLLVRDLTVAYHRKPVLWDVDLTLPAKRLIAIVGPNGAGKSTFMKAVLGLIPRASGKVEIFGKPYEEQRSLVGYVPQRESVDWDFPVSALEVVLMGRYGHVGWFRRPGKADAALARACLEKVGMGAFAKRQINQLSGGQQQRVFLARALAQDARLYFMDEPFAGVDAATEQAILNLLHELKDSGRTVVVVHHTLQTVRDYFDHLVLLNMRVVASGPVEDTYTTENLQKTYGGRLTHLDQAAEAVRRATR